Proteins from a genomic interval of Lolium perenne isolate Kyuss_39 chromosome 1, Kyuss_2.0, whole genome shotgun sequence:
- the LOC127342553 gene encoding peroxidase 2-like — MAKLALLAVIASLVGAVSCEFAVYAGYGFPRPNPNLPYRFRPPAYYPPANPTPGLRVGYYTHMGRCPQAEKIVREVVEKATAGEKAGLIRLFFHDCFVQGCDGSVLLSGADTERTAFPNLSLRGFEVIDAAKAALEKACPGVVSCADVVAFAGRDASYSLSSGRINYRVPAGRYDGKVSRAGDTFQNLPPPFGDLNLTTAMFAAKGLSQDDMVVLSGAHSIGRSDCSSFPDRLPPVANSSTAMEPKLAQQLTATRSVNVLQDAITPDKLDIQYYTNVLSRNVLFNSDASLTTSTETEGLVEFYAGKRPLFRGKFLGPIQWNHDFEDAMVKMGYIGVKTSAEGEIRNTCAFINKP, encoded by the exons ATGGCCAAACTTGCCCTTCTCGCCGTGATCGCGTCTTTGGTCGGTGCCGTGTCCTGCGAATTTGCAGTCTACGCCGGCTACGGCTTCCCACGCCCGAATCCCAACCTGCCCTATCGGTTCCGACCGCCGGCTTATTATCCTCCGGCGAACCCTACCCCTGGACTCAGGGTTGGCTATTATACCCACATGGGCAGGTGCCCTCAGGCGGAGAAGATCGTGAGGGAGGTCGTGGAGAAAGCCACCGCCGGCGAGAAGGCCGGGCTTATACGCCTCTTCTTCCACGACTGCTTCGTCCAG GGCTGCGACGGCTCCGTCTTGCTGAGCGGCGCTGACACGGAGAGGACGGCTTTCCCGAACCTCAGCCTGCGCGGCTTCGAGGTGATCGACGCGGCAAAGGCCGCCCTGGAGAAGGCTTGCCCAGGCGTCGTCTCCTGCGCCGACGTCGTCGCCTTTGCCGGCCGCGACGCCAGCTACAGCTTAAGCTCCGGCAGAATCAACTACCGCGTGCCAGCCGGTCGGTACGACGGGAAGGTGTCACGCGCCGGCGATACCTTCCAGAACCTGCCCCCGCCCTTCGGGGACCTCAACCTAACTACGGCCATGTTCGCCGCCAAGGGGCTCAGCCAGGACGATATGGTCGTGCTCTCCGGCGCGCACTCCATCGGGCGCTCCGACTGCTCCTCCTTCCCCGACCGTCTCCCGCCGGTTGCCAACTCTAGCACCGCCATGGAGCCCAAGCTCGCCCAGCAACTGACAGCCACCCGCAGCGTAAACGTGTTGCAGGATGCTATCACCCCCGACAAGCTGGACATCCAGTACTACACGAACGTCCTGAGCCGGAACGTGCTCTTCAACTCCGACGCGTCGCTCACCACGTCCACGGAGACCGAGGGCTTGGTGGAGTTCTATGCCGGTAAACGCCCCCTTTTCCGTGGCAAGTTCTTAGGCCCAATCCAGTGGAACCATGACTTCGAAGATGCTATGGTGAAGATGGGATACATCGGGGTCAAGACCAGCGCCGAGGGCGAGATCAGGAACACGTGCGCTTTCATCAACAAGCCCTAG